A single window of Bacteroidales bacterium DNA harbors:
- a CDS encoding gamma-glutamyl-gamma-aminobutyrate hydrolase family protein, with translation MRNPVFILIVLLVLSILFAACSRVEKPLKIAVSYVSGKPETNNYLEWLGRIAPEAELLAMNELSNDSVELVFKQCHGLLLTGGDDVYPGRYGKEEDTARCGEFNLVRDTLEFRLIELAMEREVPVLGICRGQQILNVALGGTLYVDIPSDLNSTIVHQQEDWKNCYHSVLVFPKSLLSNISGVDKEVVNSNHHQAVERLADKLRVLAVSEDGVIESIGWADTINNPFLLGVQWHPERMDTLSVLSTPIAERFIKEAIKFKD, from the coding sequence ATGAGAAATCCCGTATTTATTTTGATTGTGTTGTTGGTGTTATCCATCCTGTTTGCAGCCTGCAGCAGAGTAGAGAAACCTTTGAAAATTGCTGTTTCTTATGTCTCGGGAAAACCAGAAACGAATAACTACCTGGAATGGCTCGGGCGCATCGCACCGGAGGCTGAACTGCTGGCGATGAATGAACTTTCAAACGATTCGGTTGAACTGGTTTTCAAGCAATGTCACGGGCTTTTACTAACCGGTGGTGATGATGTTTATCCCGGACGGTATGGAAAGGAAGAGGATACTGCAAGGTGTGGCGAATTTAACCTGGTGAGGGATACGCTCGAATTCCGGTTGATTGAACTGGCCATGGAGCGAGAAGTGCCGGTTTTGGGCATTTGCCGTGGGCAACAAATTCTTAATGTTGCATTGGGAGGCACTTTATACGTGGACATCCCTTCAGATTTGAACTCAACGATCGTTCATCAGCAGGAAGACTGGAAAAACTGTTATCATTCCGTACTGGTTTTTCCTAAAAGTCTGCTTAGCAATATCTCAGGCGTGGATAAAGAAGTTGTAAACAGCAACCATCACCAGGCTGTTGAGCGGCTTGCAGACAAACTCAGAGTGCTGGCTGTTTCGGAAGATGGTGTCATCGAATCAATAGGCTGGGCTGATACCATCAACAATCCGTTCTTACTCGGAGTACAATGGCATCCGGAGCGGATGGATACGCTGAGCGTACTATCAACGCCGATCGCTGAGCGATTTATAAAAGAAGCAATAAAATTTAAAGATTAA
- a CDS encoding valine--tRNA ligase gives MQIASKYDPSQVEDKWYKCWMDKGYFRSVPDDREPFCIVIPPPNVTGVLHMGHILNNTLQDVLVRRARMQGKNALWLPGTDHASIATEAKVVEKLKKDGIDKKNLSREEFLQHAWEWKEKHGGIILEQLKKLGASCDWERTRFTMDEDLYGSVIDVFIDLYNKGLIYRGVRMVNWDPQALTALSDEEVIYREENSKLYYVQYKVDGSENEWITIATTRPETILGDTAVCVNPADPRFSDLVGKNVLVPLINRPVPVIQDAYVDMEFGTGCLKITPAHDLADYEIGLRHKLDVIDIFNDNGSLSAAAQLYIGEDRMDVRKKIVVDLEKAGNMVKIEDYKNKVGYSERTHVPIEPKLSLQWFLKMPELAKPALDVVMDDTIQFYPKKFKNVYRHWMENVRDWCISRQLWWGQRIPVYYLPNNEMVVAKSLDEAFKIAKTAFPELTDLKPEHLRQDEDVLDTWFSSWLWPISVFDGIRYPDNPDIKYYYPTNDLVTAPEILFFWVARMIMAGLEYRNEIPFKNVYLTGIVRDKQGRKMSKSLGNSPDPIELMTKYGADGTRVGMLLTSPAGNDLPFDESLCEQGRNFANKIWNALRLVNGWQVDDSIPQPDTSKIAVEWFDNRFNETLSLIDDHYAKFRISDALMITYKLIWDDFCSWYLEMIKPGYEKPIDRETFDDTIHLFEKLMKILHPFMPFLTEEIWHLLKDRKTEDCIMVAEWPLKHRIKHKILEQFEFARDVIIAVRSIRAEKNIPMKQPLDFYVKKNLNQNPDTTFDGLAAKLCNLTGIYYVLEKVDNAMSFVVKSTEFYIPLGHVVDVDKEIQKLQEELEYTRGFRNSVAKKLSNERFVSGAPADVVEKERQKMTDAENKINVIEQQILALKG, from the coding sequence ATGCAAATCGCATCAAAATACGACCCTTCGCAGGTTGAAGACAAATGGTACAAGTGCTGGATGGATAAAGGTTACTTCAGGTCGGTGCCCGACGACCGTGAACCTTTCTGCATTGTAATACCGCCACCCAACGTTACCGGAGTGCTGCACATGGGACACATCCTCAACAACACGCTGCAGGATGTGCTGGTGCGCCGTGCCCGGATGCAGGGCAAAAATGCCTTGTGGCTGCCCGGCACCGATCACGCTTCTATTGCAACAGAAGCCAAGGTCGTGGAGAAACTCAAAAAAGACGGCATCGACAAGAAAAACCTAAGCCGTGAGGAGTTCCTTCAACACGCCTGGGAATGGAAAGAGAAACACGGTGGAATCATCCTTGAGCAGTTGAAGAAACTGGGCGCCTCCTGCGACTGGGAGCGCACCAGGTTTACGATGGATGAAGACCTGTACGGATCAGTGATTGATGTGTTTATTGACCTGTACAACAAGGGGTTAATTTATCGAGGTGTACGCATGGTCAACTGGGACCCTCAGGCGCTCACCGCGCTGTCGGATGAGGAAGTCATTTACCGCGAAGAGAATTCAAAACTCTATTACGTCCAATACAAGGTGGATGGATCCGAAAACGAATGGATAACAATTGCCACCACACGCCCTGAGACGATTTTAGGCGATACGGCTGTATGTGTCAATCCTGCCGATCCGAGGTTCAGCGATCTTGTAGGAAAAAATGTGCTGGTACCGCTGATCAACCGCCCGGTGCCTGTTATCCAGGATGCCTATGTGGATATGGAATTCGGAACAGGTTGCCTGAAGATCACCCCGGCGCATGACCTGGCTGACTATGAAATCGGGTTGCGGCATAAGCTGGATGTGATCGATATTTTTAACGACAACGGCTCACTCAGCGCCGCGGCTCAGCTTTACATTGGCGAAGACAGGATGGATGTCCGCAAAAAGATTGTTGTCGACCTCGAAAAAGCCGGTAACATGGTGAAGATTGAGGATTACAAAAACAAAGTCGGCTACTCGGAGCGCACCCACGTACCCATTGAACCCAAGCTTTCGCTACAGTGGTTTCTCAAAATGCCCGAGCTTGCCAAACCTGCACTGGATGTGGTAATGGACGACACCATCCAGTTTTATCCGAAAAAATTCAAAAACGTTTATCGTCACTGGATGGAAAATGTACGCGACTGGTGCATTTCGCGACAACTATGGTGGGGACAGCGCATACCGGTGTATTATTTGCCCAACAATGAAATGGTGGTGGCTAAATCGCTGGACGAAGCGTTTAAAATTGCCAAAACTGCATTTCCCGAACTTACTGACCTCAAGCCTGAACACCTGCGCCAGGATGAGGATGTGCTCGACACCTGGTTCTCCTCCTGGCTATGGCCGATCTCGGTTTTCGACGGAATCCGTTATCCCGACAATCCTGACATCAAATATTACTACCCGACCAACGACCTCGTAACTGCTCCCGAAATTCTCTTTTTCTGGGTAGCCCGTATGATCATGGCCGGGCTGGAGTACCGTAATGAAATTCCGTTTAAAAATGTTTACCTCACCGGTATTGTCCGCGACAAACAAGGTAGAAAGATGTCGAAATCGCTTGGCAATTCACCCGACCCCATCGAACTGATGACCAAATATGGCGCTGATGGTACCCGCGTCGGAATGCTGCTGACTTCACCTGCCGGCAACGATCTTCCGTTTGACGAAAGCCTTTGTGAACAGGGGCGCAATTTCGCCAACAAAATCTGGAACGCTCTCCGGCTCGTCAATGGCTGGCAGGTTGATGATTCCATCCCGCAACCCGATACCAGTAAAATTGCTGTGGAATGGTTTGACAACCGTTTTAATGAAACGCTCAGCCTGATTGATGACCATTATGCCAAATTCCGTATCTCTGATGCGTTGATGATCACCTATAAACTCATCTGGGACGACTTTTGCTCCTGGTACCTCGAAATGATCAAGCCCGGATACGAAAAACCCATTGACCGGGAAACCTTCGACGATACCATCCACCTTTTCGAAAAACTGATGAAAATTCTTCATCCGTTCATGCCATTCCTCACCGAAGAAATCTGGCATTTGCTAAAGGACAGAAAAACCGAGGATTGCATCATGGTTGCCGAATGGCCTTTAAAGCACCGCATTAAACACAAAATTTTGGAACAGTTCGAATTTGCCAGGGATGTCATCATTGCCGTGCGCTCTATCCGTGCCGAGAAGAACATCCCCATGAAGCAACCCCTCGACTTTTATGTAAAGAAAAACCTCAACCAAAATCCAGATACCACATTCGACGGCCTGGCTGCTAAACTTTGTAACCTGACAGGAATCTATTACGTCCTTGAAAAAGTGGACAATGCCATGTCGTTTGTGGTAAAATCAACCGAGTTCTATATTCCGCTCGGCCATGTGGTTGATGTTGACAAGGAGATTCAGAAACTGCAGGAAGAGTTGGAATACACCAGGGGTTTCCGAAACTCAGTAGCGAAGAAACTCAGCAACGAGCGCTTTGTGAGTGGCGCCCCTGCCGACGTAGTCGAAAAAGAGCGCCAGAAAATGACTGATGCCGAAAATAAAATCAATGTTATCGAACAGCAGATTCTCGCATTGAAGGGATAA